One stretch of Pyxidicoccus trucidator DNA includes these proteins:
- a CDS encoding zinc-binding dehydrogenase has product MRETQAWVLHRGERQREGQTVPGALVEEAFSFADPGPDDVLAEPVYGCWEGNMGHALQRVPVDVCRLRREDKVVLGNAGVVRVVETGSAVTRVRPGDHCLVFCNAEADEHGYPLKVLAYDASRTMGLLARRTLLPQHVLIPIPANSRHSLRQWAAFSLRYITAWSNWRLAWGCFRLQVSESDCPVPFVVGWGGGVSYAQLRLARYAGCRVAMVASQEERLRHLESVGIIPLDRREFPDLNLDPARYASDAAYRQRYAQSEKQFLARVKEAGRGQDVSIFLDHIGGPLLQASLKALGREGVITSAGWKLGADLMDVSRSTECTKRHQHINTHYARFSEAVAAVGFAEEAGWLPPVDGERVYAWDEVPQLAREVEEGRVASYFPLYQVNPEQ; this is encoded by the coding sequence ATGCGGGAGACACAGGCCTGGGTCCTTCATCGCGGGGAGCGGCAGCGGGAGGGGCAGACCGTCCCCGGCGCGCTGGTGGAAGAGGCCTTCTCCTTCGCGGACCCCGGCCCGGACGACGTGCTGGCGGAGCCCGTCTACGGCTGCTGGGAGGGCAACATGGGCCACGCCCTGCAGCGCGTCCCCGTGGACGTCTGCCGGCTGCGCCGCGAGGACAAGGTGGTCCTCGGCAACGCAGGCGTGGTGCGCGTGGTGGAGACGGGCAGCGCCGTCACCCGGGTCCGTCCCGGGGACCACTGCCTGGTGTTCTGCAATGCCGAGGCGGATGAGCATGGCTACCCGCTCAAGGTGCTGGCCTACGACGCCAGCCGCACCATGGGCCTGCTGGCCCGGCGGACCCTGCTGCCCCAGCACGTCCTCATCCCCATTCCCGCCAACAGCCGTCACTCGCTGAGGCAGTGGGCGGCCTTCTCCCTCCGGTACATCACCGCCTGGTCCAACTGGCGGCTCGCCTGGGGATGCTTCCGCCTGCAGGTCAGTGAGTCGGACTGCCCGGTGCCCTTCGTGGTGGGCTGGGGCGGCGGCGTGTCCTATGCGCAGCTCCGGCTGGCCCGCTACGCCGGATGCCGGGTCGCCATGGTCGCCTCACAGGAGGAGCGGCTGCGGCACCTGGAGTCCGTGGGCATCATCCCGTTGGACCGGCGCGAGTTCCCGGACCTGAACCTCGACCCGGCCCGCTACGCCTCGGACGCCGCGTACCGGCAGCGCTACGCGCAGTCGGAGAAGCAGTTCCTGGCGCGGGTGAAGGAGGCGGGCCGGGGCCAGGACGTCTCCATCTTCCTGGACCACATCGGCGGCCCACTCCTCCAGGCCAGCCTCAAGGCGCTGGGCCGGGAAGGCGTCATCACCTCCGCCGGGTGGAAGCTGGGCGCGGACCTCATGGACGTCTCGCGCTCCACCGAGTGCACGAAGCGCCACCAGCACATCAACACCCACTACGCGCGCTTCTCCGAGGCCGTGGCGGCGGTGGGCTTCGCCGAGGAAGCGGGCTGGCTGCCCCCGGTGGACGGGGAGCGCGTCTACGCCTGGGACGAGGTGCCCCAGCTGGCGCGCGAGGTCGAGGAAGGGCGCGTCGCGTCCTACTTCCCCCTCTACCAGGTCAACCCCGAGCAGTGA
- a CDS encoding kelch repeat-containing protein, protein MGRSLDFERQPNPGHASLARLERRAAPSAVKASASEEDAALARVQESFPEFFEAQAGFEPAAPIHEGAALHVKLPATEDDALELTTRGHVFQVRALREEGRGAERRATADAAWYGPGHLWAPVGGQPESREGRWVTHRVEEYFVLPEGQRQHHARYEVTVPDGIVSVRDAHDYLEFLDAEARPVLRMHHVVARDGQGRTRQGPALLRGVVAVAGGGGQLARYALTDRILTVQTELDLEGLTGPVVVDPGWSSTGSMSMGRSTNTMTLLPSGKVLVTGGLAGDGTFQSSTELYDPSWGGWSSAGTMRAPRSRHTATLLPSGKVLVAGGYSGSGVSEGEDLYDPSTGVWSPASAMSADRHHHTATLLQSGKVLVAGGQSSSAQSTAELYDPTTGTWSFTANLPTPHRQHVAVLLRDGKVLVAGGYAVSTSLSATAELYDPATGTWASTGSPLVLRRSPSGTLLPNGKVLLAGGFSAQDSAHASAELYDPATGLWAMTGAMTSPRAFPATVLLSNGKVLMAAGYGANSLPLATSELYDFNSGTWTASSPLVQARQVAMGTLLADGRALVLGGNSISANAEVYHPTTAVRVFAGGLGIPRTRATATLLPNGDVLSLGGLLAAGEHLLAEEFTPSSGQTGHASSGPSQRSGHTATLLLDGRVLMAGGVHPTGLMYGPAQLFQSAFVYQSTGSLVVQRARHTATRLPDGRVLVAGGVDATGNTLASAEVYNPATGSWRSTGSLGTPRDSHLSVLLPSGKVLVVGGSRGSLVLASAELYDPATETWTATGSLAMARVGHAGTLLANGRVLVVGGRNGAGTFLASAEQYDSNSGTWSSAGSLPVARDLATATLLLSGNVLVSGGRQDAAGTPLASLELYVPATNSWTTSDAVLSAGLYGHTATLLPSGKVLILGGTGSSGTPTSTAVYFDPEGASDGWRSVVNLPAFVEQGAAFTVSGLRLRGISEGSHGRFGASPTDFPRVHLMPVGGGAITRLSTTHFSGTSLGTAAPVLPAGHYLLSITVGGVTGGRVVALGKSTVRAQALSVITAEDASVAVKLSAQSTEGRAVTYTVPTPPAWGTLSGTAPQLTYKPAANFFGNDSFVYQASDGVSAALATVSVTVMPVSDAPVSSAMSVATGVGTPVAVALSASDPDGDALTYTLKTFPTRGTLSGTLPNLTYSPGSGYTGPDAFTYTASDGTFESNVATVTLTVTSGPILATAVYDSALKVPRCATPAASCDSASLLDGRAQLGPELNQPNTLGGTCADGTFGAYHVTESLDRLRVSTLDGQPFTGNKVVKIEATAWVREGVVGNELDLYYSASATSPVWVFIGTVLPTQAGSKVLSATYTLPSQAGSQAIRGRFRFGDRASGPCMSGPYTDHDDLVFTVGAPPDLTPPTASLTSPLPGAVLRDFVSIAATATDNVGVTKVEFYDGAELLGTDTSTPYTFSWNTRTTTNGLHTLYLRTYDAAGNVGTADVTVTVDNDLTPPQVSIAAPLTGTTVRGNVAITASASDNVGVTKLEFYAGSRLVGTASNTASSTVWWTTGAEPNGTYTLRVLAHDAQDNVGEASVVVTVDNELVPPTVTFASPLQEATVSGTVRFNVSALDNVAVASVLYQVDGQGVGSSSRPPFLLGWDSKRVPDGRHTVTATAFDTSGNASEPATLTLIVDNGTVSQVSPAERVAR, encoded by the coding sequence GTGGGGCGCTCGCTCGACTTCGAGCGGCAGCCGAACCCAGGCCACGCGTCCCTGGCGCGGCTGGAGCGCCGGGCCGCTCCCAGTGCCGTGAAGGCGTCAGCGTCCGAAGAGGATGCCGCGCTGGCTCGCGTCCAGGAGTCCTTCCCCGAGTTCTTCGAGGCCCAAGCCGGATTCGAGCCGGCGGCGCCCATCCACGAGGGCGCGGCACTGCACGTGAAGCTGCCCGCCACGGAGGACGACGCACTGGAGCTCACCACCCGGGGGCACGTCTTCCAGGTGCGGGCCCTGCGTGAAGAGGGCAGGGGGGCCGAGAGGCGAGCCACGGCGGATGCAGCCTGGTACGGCCCGGGCCACCTGTGGGCGCCCGTGGGCGGCCAGCCCGAATCCCGTGAGGGGCGCTGGGTCACCCACCGCGTGGAGGAATACTTCGTCCTGCCCGAGGGCCAGCGGCAGCACCACGCCCGCTATGAAGTCACCGTGCCGGACGGCATCGTCTCGGTCCGCGACGCGCACGACTACCTCGAGTTCCTCGACGCCGAGGCGCGTCCGGTGCTGCGGATGCACCATGTCGTCGCGCGCGACGGCCAGGGACGCACGCGCCAGGGACCGGCCCTGCTGCGCGGCGTGGTGGCCGTGGCGGGAGGCGGCGGGCAGCTCGCGCGGTACGCGCTCACGGACCGCATCCTCACCGTGCAGACGGAACTGGACCTGGAAGGCCTGACGGGGCCGGTGGTGGTCGACCCGGGTTGGTCCTCCACCGGCTCCATGTCGATGGGGCGCTCAACGAACACGATGACGCTGCTGCCCAGCGGCAAGGTCCTCGTCACAGGCGGCCTCGCGGGCGATGGCACCTTCCAGTCCTCCACTGAGCTGTATGACCCGTCGTGGGGAGGCTGGTCCTCGGCGGGGACCATGCGCGCCCCTCGCTCCCGCCATACGGCGACCCTGCTGCCTTCGGGCAAGGTGCTGGTGGCCGGTGGCTACTCCGGCTCCGGCGTGTCCGAGGGCGAGGACCTGTACGACCCCTCCACGGGGGTCTGGTCTCCCGCGAGCGCGATGTCCGCCGACCGCCACCACCACACCGCGACCTTGCTGCAATCGGGCAAGGTGCTGGTCGCTGGGGGCCAGTCTTCCAGCGCTCAGAGCACCGCGGAGCTGTACGACCCCACCACGGGCACCTGGTCCTTCACGGCCAACCTCCCCACGCCCCATCGCCAGCATGTGGCGGTGCTGCTGCGCGACGGCAAGGTGCTGGTGGCCGGTGGCTATGCCGTCTCCACCAGCCTCAGCGCCACGGCCGAGCTGTACGACCCGGCCACGGGGACGTGGGCGTCCACGGGGAGCCCCCTGGTGCTTCGGCGGTCTCCTTCGGGGACGCTGCTGCCCAACGGCAAGGTCCTGCTGGCTGGCGGGTTCAGCGCTCAGGACAGCGCGCACGCCAGCGCGGAGCTGTACGACCCCGCCACGGGCCTCTGGGCCATGACGGGGGCCATGACGTCGCCCCGGGCCTTCCCGGCGACCGTGCTGCTCTCCAATGGCAAGGTGCTGATGGCGGCCGGCTACGGCGCCAACAGCCTTCCGCTCGCCACCTCCGAGCTGTACGACTTCAACTCGGGGACGTGGACCGCCTCCAGTCCGCTGGTCCAGGCGCGGCAGGTGGCCATGGGGACGCTGCTGGCGGACGGGCGGGCGCTGGTCCTCGGCGGCAACTCCATCAGCGCGAACGCGGAGGTGTATCACCCGACCACCGCGGTCCGCGTCTTCGCGGGAGGCCTGGGCATCCCCCGTACCCGCGCCACGGCGACGCTGTTGCCAAATGGCGATGTGCTGAGCCTGGGCGGGCTCCTCGCCGCGGGGGAGCACCTCCTCGCGGAGGAATTCACGCCGTCCTCTGGGCAGACGGGCCACGCGAGCTCGGGGCCCTCCCAGCGCAGCGGCCACACGGCGACGCTGCTGCTCGATGGCCGCGTGTTGATGGCCGGGGGGGTTCATCCCACCGGTCTGATGTACGGCCCGGCGCAGCTGTTCCAGTCCGCCTTCGTCTATCAGTCCACGGGCTCTCTGGTCGTGCAGCGCGCGCGGCACACGGCCACGCGCCTGCCTGACGGCCGGGTGCTGGTGGCCGGCGGCGTGGATGCCACGGGCAACACCCTGGCCTCGGCGGAGGTGTACAACCCGGCGACCGGGTCCTGGCGCTCCACGGGCTCCCTGGGCACGCCCCGGGACAGTCACCTGTCGGTGCTGCTGCCCTCGGGCAAGGTGCTGGTCGTTGGAGGCAGCCGCGGCTCGCTCGTCCTCGCCTCGGCGGAGCTGTACGACCCGGCGACGGAGACCTGGACCGCCACGGGCAGCCTGGCGATGGCGCGCGTGGGCCATGCGGGGACGCTGCTGGCCAACGGTCGGGTGCTGGTGGTCGGAGGGCGCAATGGGGCGGGGACGTTCCTCGCCTCGGCGGAGCAGTACGACTCCAACTCCGGCACCTGGAGCTCCGCGGGGAGCCTGCCCGTTGCGCGGGACCTGGCCACGGCGACGCTGCTGCTGTCGGGCAACGTGCTGGTGAGCGGAGGCCGCCAGGACGCGGCGGGCACGCCGCTTGCGTCGCTGGAGCTGTACGTCCCCGCGACGAACTCCTGGACGACGAGTGACGCGGTGCTGTCGGCGGGCCTGTATGGCCACACGGCGACGCTGCTGCCCTCGGGCAAGGTGCTCATCCTGGGCGGTACGGGGAGCAGCGGCACGCCCACGTCCACGGCCGTGTACTTCGACCCGGAGGGGGCCAGTGATGGGTGGCGTTCCGTCGTGAACCTGCCCGCCTTCGTCGAGCAGGGCGCGGCCTTCACCGTGAGTGGCCTCCGCCTCCGCGGCATCTCCGAAGGCAGCCATGGCCGTTTCGGGGCTTCGCCCACCGATTTCCCGAGGGTGCACCTCATGCCCGTGGGAGGTGGCGCCATCACCCGGCTTTCCACGACCCACTTCTCGGGCACCTCGCTGGGCACCGCCGCGCCCGTTCTTCCGGCGGGCCACTACCTGCTGTCCATCACGGTGGGTGGAGTCACGGGCGGGCGCGTGGTGGCGCTCGGCAAGAGCACGGTGCGGGCCCAGGCCCTGTCCGTCATCACGGCCGAGGATGCATCGGTGGCGGTGAAGCTCTCGGCGCAGAGCACCGAGGGCCGGGCCGTCACGTACACCGTGCCGACGCCTCCCGCCTGGGGCACGCTGTCCGGTACGGCGCCGCAGCTGACGTACAAGCCGGCGGCCAACTTCTTCGGCAACGACTCATTCGTCTACCAGGCCTCGGATGGTGTGAGCGCCGCCCTGGCCACCGTCTCCGTGACGGTGATGCCGGTGAGCGACGCGCCGGTGAGCAGCGCCATGTCCGTCGCGACAGGGGTGGGAACCCCGGTGGCGGTGGCGCTGTCGGCCTCGGACCCGGACGGCGACGCGCTGACCTACACGCTGAAGACCTTCCCGACTCGCGGCACGCTCTCCGGTACGCTGCCGAACCTGACCTATAGCCCGGGGAGTGGCTACACGGGCCCGGACGCGTTCACGTACACGGCGAGCGACGGCACGTTCGAATCCAACGTGGCCACGGTGACGCTGACCGTCACCAGCGGCCCCATCCTCGCCACGGCCGTCTACGACAGCGCGCTCAAGGTGCCCCGGTGCGCCACCCCGGCCGCCTCCTGCGATTCGGCGTCCCTGCTCGACGGCCGCGCGCAGCTCGGTCCCGAGCTCAACCAGCCCAACACCCTGGGCGGCACCTGCGCGGATGGCACCTTCGGGGCCTATCACGTGACCGAGTCGCTGGACCGGCTGCGGGTCTCCACGCTGGATGGCCAGCCCTTCACGGGGAACAAGGTGGTGAAGATTGAGGCCACGGCGTGGGTCCGGGAGGGCGTCGTAGGAAACGAGCTGGACCTCTACTACAGCGCCAGTGCCACCAGTCCCGTCTGGGTCTTCATCGGCACCGTGCTGCCGACCCAGGCGGGCTCCAAGGTGCTCTCAGCGACCTACACACTGCCCTCGCAGGCCGGCTCCCAGGCCATCCGAGGCCGGTTCCGCTTCGGCGACCGTGCGTCCGGGCCCTGCATGAGTGGCCCCTACACCGACCACGATGACCTGGTGTTCACCGTCGGCGCGCCCCCGGACCTCACGCCTCCCACCGCGTCCCTGACGTCACCGCTCCCGGGTGCGGTGCTCCGCGACTTCGTCTCCATCGCCGCCACGGCCACCGACAACGTGGGGGTGACGAAGGTGGAGTTCTACGATGGCGCGGAGCTGCTGGGCACCGACACCTCCACGCCCTACACCTTCAGCTGGAACACGCGCACTACGACGAACGGGCTGCACACACTGTACCTCCGCACCTACGACGCCGCCGGCAACGTGGGCACCGCGGATGTCACCGTCACCGTCGACAACGACCTGACGCCGCCGCAGGTGTCCATCGCCGCGCCGCTCACGGGAACCACCGTGCGAGGCAACGTCGCCATTACCGCCTCCGCCTCGGACAACGTCGGCGTGACGAAGCTCGAGTTCTACGCTGGGAGCCGTCTGGTAGGGACGGCCAGCAACACGGCCTCGTCCACCGTGTGGTGGACCACGGGGGCAGAGCCGAACGGGACCTATACGCTGCGGGTGCTCGCCCATGACGCCCAGGACAACGTGGGGGAGGCCTCCGTCGTGGTGACGGTGGACAACGAGCTCGTGCCCCCCACCGTCACCTTCGCGTCTCCGCTACAGGAGGCCACGGTGAGTGGGACTGTCCGCTTCAACGTCAGTGCCTTGGACAACGTCGCGGTGGCCTCCGTGCTCTACCAGGTGGACGGCCAGGGTGTCGGGAGCAGCAGCCGGCCACCCTTTCTCCTGGGCTGGGACTCGAAGCGGGTGCCCGAC
- a CDS encoding 3-oxoacyl-ACP synthase III family protein: MSFLRPTEPVYLLGPRSWLPERIMTNQDVLDWMGTRARPSWITHRTGVEQRHWVEDGQACSDVAAAAALRLLEDGRIDRKRIAQVLLATVSGDFPTPPTSPLILPRLGLDRVGVLDLSAACAGFTSAVHVGAALASSTGSDQLVIAADIRSKFLNREDLATTALFGDGGASCLVSQRPEGADFQLVASELAADATMADIIAIRAGGSRLPHHLNDDPAKVFLKMEHGATLFMKGVDNMTAGAASLLRRMELTVADVDWIVPHQANLHLMRAVTEKLGADPARVVETVRFTGNTSGASVGIALAHLKERLPLKPGQRVLLVSAGAGGASACALLHSL, from the coding sequence ATGAGCTTCCTGAGACCCACGGAGCCGGTGTACCTGCTGGGGCCCCGCTCCTGGCTGCCCGAGCGCATCATGACCAACCAGGACGTGCTCGACTGGATGGGCACCCGCGCGCGGCCGAGCTGGATTACGCACCGCACGGGAGTGGAACAGCGGCACTGGGTGGAGGACGGACAGGCGTGCAGCGATGTCGCGGCCGCGGCGGCCCTGCGCCTGCTGGAAGATGGCCGCATCGACCGGAAGCGCATTGCCCAGGTGTTGCTGGCCACCGTCTCCGGCGACTTCCCCACTCCGCCCACCTCGCCGCTGATTCTGCCCCGGCTGGGGTTGGACCGCGTCGGAGTGCTGGACTTGAGCGCCGCGTGCGCCGGCTTCACCAGCGCGGTGCACGTGGGGGCGGCGCTCGCGTCGTCCACGGGCAGCGACCAGCTGGTCATCGCCGCGGACATCCGCTCCAAGTTCCTCAACCGCGAGGACCTGGCGACCACGGCCCTGTTCGGAGACGGGGGCGCGAGCTGCCTCGTCTCCCAGCGCCCCGAGGGGGCGGACTTCCAGCTCGTGGCGAGCGAGCTTGCGGCGGACGCGACCATGGCGGACATCATCGCCATCCGGGCGGGAGGCTCGCGGCTGCCACACCACCTGAACGATGACCCCGCCAAGGTCTTCCTGAAGATGGAGCACGGGGCCACGCTGTTCATGAAGGGCGTGGACAACATGACCGCGGGCGCGGCCTCGCTCCTGCGGCGCATGGAGCTGACCGTGGCGGACGTGGACTGGATTGTTCCCCATCAGGCCAACCTGCACCTGATGCGGGCGGTGACGGAGAAGCTGGGCGCGGACCCGGCCCGGGTGGTGGAGACGGTGCGGTTCACCGGCAACACCTCGGGGGCCAGCGTGGGCATCGCGCTCGCGCACCTCAAGGAGCGCCTGCCGCTGAAGCCGGGACAGCGCGTCCTGCTCGTCTCCGCCGGGGCGGGCGGCGCCTCGGCCTGCGCGCTGCTGCACAGCCTGTAG
- a CDS encoding SMI1/KNR4 family protein has protein sequence MDELLALLERYAPGYGGQIEGYPDVLVDELEEVFGRPLPNVYRTFAQVMGTRGGPLLASVRSFDPILDVAELYRLAPKGELPPRRFLFIFGDPDPLAPHHYWLDLESPSEEGDCQVVRMPFGADSWKTKLHREALSLQELLFLWAMEHVHLLTLPHQASYLRGEGRTTPSAEYLARLLEKMGFVRLPYPRYSMLFERKGAAARLYRPPDSPHFTLRVGMRSPEELKHFQVLLEDNTDLGKSPF, from the coding sequence ATGGACGAACTGCTGGCCCTGCTCGAGCGCTACGCTCCCGGCTACGGCGGTCAAATCGAGGGCTACCCGGACGTGCTCGTGGACGAGTTGGAGGAGGTCTTCGGCCGTCCGCTCCCGAACGTCTACCGGACCTTCGCCCAGGTAATGGGGACGCGAGGAGGGCCGCTCCTGGCATCTGTGCGCTCCTTCGACCCCATCCTCGATGTCGCCGAGCTCTACCGCCTCGCTCCCAAGGGAGAACTGCCACCAAGGCGGTTTCTCTTCATCTTCGGAGACCCCGACCCGCTGGCCCCCCATCATTACTGGCTCGACCTGGAGTCCCCTTCCGAGGAAGGAGACTGTCAGGTGGTGCGAATGCCCTTCGGTGCGGACTCCTGGAAGACGAAGCTGCACCGGGAGGCACTCAGCCTCCAGGAGCTGCTCTTCCTCTGGGCGATGGAGCACGTCCACCTGCTCACCCTCCCTCATCAGGCCAGCTACCTGCGCGGAGAGGGACGCACGACTCCCAGTGCCGAGTACCTCGCGCGCCTCCTCGAGAAGATGGGCTTCGTCCGACTCCCCTACCCCCGATACAGCATGCTCTTCGAGCGGAAGGGGGCGGCGGCACGGCTGTACCGCCCTCCCGACAGCCCCCACTTCACCCTCAGGGTGGGCATGCGCAGTCCCGAGGAGCTGAAGCATTTCCAGGTGCTCCTCGAGGACAACACGGACCTGGGGAAGTCCCCGTTCTGA
- a CDS encoding acyl carrier protein, which yields MDLVERIGNALRAAGMEELPASTSEALSAYGMDSLMMVLSVAALEKEFSLRISGRDFSEAAFQSLASLAFWLRKLGAS from the coding sequence ATGGACCTGGTCGAACGCATTGGCAACGCACTGCGCGCCGCGGGCATGGAGGAGCTGCCCGCCAGCACGTCCGAGGCACTGTCCGCGTATGGAATGGACAGCCTGATGATGGTGCTCTCCGTGGCGGCCCTGGAGAAGGAGTTCTCGCTCCGCATCTCCGGCCGCGACTTCTCGGAGGCGGCCTTCCAGAGCCTCGCCTCCCTGGCCTTCTGGCTGCGGAAGCTGGGCGCGTCATGA
- a CDS encoding 3-oxoacyl-ACP synthase III family protein translates to MKVLEPRLGIQVLGHGRSLPGERPVSNAELLALDPEQQGRPPEFLEALGRRVAARLGFSQRYLARLPASDGAPPHEDEETSESLALAAVRHALGGRSGIDVEALIHGTTTTSRYTGSQAAAILGRLESHASAWEVKAGCSTSLASLHLAVSLLGSGYDNVLVSCAETLSKVMNPAMKETWFILADGGAAVWLKREPVSPDFEVRRCLYATDGTLVDLYTTPGRLPPDRATLEAGGYCMVGDGTRLRQEALQRYLEMLGAMFPGGRGLRGIRWVVAHQINRKLVEQVCEVGGLSASLVWSAERVGNVGGTSVLFSLSEALEQGLFAPGDGVLLMSVGGGLSFAMQHWVKR, encoded by the coding sequence ATGAAAGTCCTGGAGCCGCGCCTGGGCATCCAGGTGCTGGGGCATGGCCGTTCCCTGCCGGGAGAGCGGCCCGTGTCCAACGCGGAGCTGCTCGCGCTGGACCCCGAGCAACAGGGCCGCCCACCCGAGTTCCTGGAGGCATTGGGCCGGCGAGTGGCGGCACGGCTGGGCTTCAGTCAGCGCTACCTGGCGCGGCTGCCCGCTTCCGACGGAGCACCCCCGCACGAGGACGAGGAGACGAGCGAGTCCCTGGCCCTGGCGGCCGTGAGGCACGCCCTCGGTGGACGGAGCGGCATCGACGTGGAGGCCCTCATCCACGGGACGACGACGACGAGCCGGTACACGGGCTCACAGGCCGCGGCCATCCTGGGACGGCTGGAGAGCCACGCCTCCGCGTGGGAAGTCAAAGCGGGCTGCTCCACCTCGCTGGCCAGCCTGCACCTGGCGGTGTCTCTGCTGGGGAGCGGCTACGACAACGTGCTGGTGAGCTGCGCGGAGACGCTCTCCAAGGTGATGAACCCGGCGATGAAGGAGACCTGGTTCATCCTCGCGGATGGTGGCGCGGCCGTGTGGCTGAAGCGCGAGCCCGTCTCCCCCGACTTCGAGGTCCGCCGGTGCCTCTACGCCACGGATGGAACCCTGGTGGACCTGTACACGACGCCGGGGCGCCTGCCGCCGGACAGGGCCACGCTGGAGGCGGGCGGCTACTGCATGGTCGGAGACGGCACGCGGCTCCGGCAGGAGGCCCTGCAACGCTACCTGGAGATGCTGGGAGCGATGTTCCCGGGCGGCCGGGGCCTGAGGGGCATCCGGTGGGTGGTGGCCCATCAAATCAACCGGAAGCTCGTCGAGCAGGTCTGCGAGGTGGGCGGACTGAGCGCGAGCCTCGTCTGGAGCGCGGAGCGCGTTGGCAACGTGGGCGGCACCTCCGTCCTGTTCTCGCTGTCCGAGGCACTGGAGCAGGGCCTGTTCGCGCCAGGGGACGGGGTGCTGCTGATGAGTGTGGGCGGCGGCCTGTCCTTCGCGATGCAGCACTGGGTGAAGCGCTGA
- a CDS encoding SDR family NAD(P)-dependent oxidoreductase, which yields MRVLITGGNSDIGRAIARRRLALGDEVFVTASSAESLAATLARYRAEGLEARGLVLDLSAPAGAEAALAELLAQGLQGLVLNAWTRRPPLHRFHELPQEALEADVTANLMGNLWLLRRVLPSMVEARWGRIVFISSVSTVNGTGRYGAYVLCKSALEGLVRNLAVDYGDFNVLSNTVRLGIFTTERTKKYWSKPRYVERMSGVIPQGKLGAPEHVGEALDPLLSAHQYINGAVLDVTGGLPMFRLEGVLRT from the coding sequence ATGAGGGTGCTCATCACCGGGGGCAACTCGGACATCGGGCGCGCCATCGCCCGCCGTCGGCTGGCCCTGGGGGACGAGGTCTTCGTGACAGCCTCGTCGGCGGAGTCACTGGCCGCGACGCTGGCCCGCTACCGCGCGGAGGGGCTGGAGGCACGGGGCCTGGTGCTGGACCTGTCGGCTCCGGCTGGCGCCGAAGCGGCGCTCGCGGAGTTGCTGGCGCAGGGGCTCCAGGGTCTGGTGCTGAATGCCTGGACACGGCGGCCTCCGCTCCACCGCTTCCACGAGCTGCCCCAGGAGGCGCTGGAGGCGGACGTCACCGCGAACCTGATGGGCAACCTCTGGCTGTTGCGCCGGGTGCTGCCGTCGATGGTGGAGGCGCGGTGGGGACGCATCGTCTTCATCTCCAGCGTCTCCACCGTCAACGGCACGGGGCGGTACGGCGCCTATGTCCTGTGCAAGTCCGCGCTGGAGGGGCTGGTGCGCAACCTGGCGGTGGACTACGGCGACTTCAACGTCCTCTCCAACACGGTGCGGCTGGGCATCTTCACGACGGAGCGGACGAAGAAGTACTGGTCGAAGCCCCGCTACGTGGAGCGGATGAGCGGCGTCATTCCCCAGGGAAAGCTGGGCGCGCCCGAGCACGTGGGCGAGGCGCTCGACCCGCTGCTGTCCGCGCACCAGTACATCAACGGCGCGGTGCTGGACGTCACCGGTGGGCTGCCGATGTTCCGGCTGGAAGGAGTGTTGCGGACATGA